In a single window of the Campylobacter concisus genome:
- a CDS encoding ferritin family protein has translation MRQYETYKCEKCGNEIEVQKVGGGTLTCCGEEMKCITENLTAVNLMKAFAGESQARNKYELYGDLAKEAGYHAIARHFYEAAENEKWHARAEFKKYHELMNDPIDKMDKNLLDAAAGENYEHTTMYPDFAKIAKEEELRDVERLFNAIGKVEVEHEREYLELKKMLDEEGFFESDEEDIWVCEVCGHVHRGKKAPGACPLCKAPKEYFKREFLG, from the coding sequence ATGAGACAGTACGAAACATACAAATGCGAAAAATGCGGCAACGAGATCGAGGTGCAAAAGGTTGGCGGCGGTACACTAACCTGTTGTGGCGAAGAGATGAAATGCATCACTGAAAATTTAACAGCGGTAAATTTGATGAAGGCATTTGCTGGCGAGTCACAAGCTAGAAATAAGTATGAGCTTTACGGCGATCTAGCCAAAGAAGCAGGATATCATGCTATTGCTAGACACTTTTACGAAGCAGCTGAAAATGAAAAATGGCATGCAAGAGCTGAGTTTAAAAAATATCATGAGCTAATGAATGATCCGATCGATAAGATGGATAAAAATTTACTTGACGCTGCAGCTGGCGAAAACTACGAGCATACGACGATGTATCCAGACTTTGCAAAGATCGCAAAAGAAGAAGAGCTAAGAGATGTTGAGAGGCTATTTAACGCGATCGGCAAGGTTGAAGTAGAGCATGAAAGAGAGTATTTAGAGCTTAAAAAGATGCTTGATGAAGAGGGCTTTTTTGAGAGCGATGAGGAAGATATCTGGGTTTGTGAGGTGTGCGGACACGTTCACAGAGGTAAAAAAGCTCCAGGTGCTTGCCCACTTTGCAAAGCTCCAAAAGAGTATTTCAAACGCGAATTTCTAGGCTAA
- a CDS encoding DUF2798 domain-containing protein, whose protein sequence is MIPVKFYKYVFAFIMSAFMAFFMSFVLTYLNLGFVDGFVKIWLIAYVKAFVVAYPVLLLVSPFVTKLTQILCKK, encoded by the coding sequence ATGATACCAGTAAAATTTTATAAATATGTTTTTGCGTTTATAATGTCAGCATTTATGGCTTTTTTTATGTCATTTGTGCTGACATATCTAAACCTTGGTTTTGTTGATGGCTTTGTGAAAATTTGGCTAATTGCTTATGTAAAAGCCTTTGTAGTGGCGTATCCTGTGCTTTTGCTAGTCTCTCCATTTGTAACAAAACTCACACAAATTTTGTGTAAAAAATAA
- a CDS encoding NAD(P)H-dependent oxidoreductase: MSEILVVSGHTDLENSFANKIILSELKKQVPEAKFDILSELYKNYAIDVKAEQEKLVKADVIVLVYPFFWYGVPSLLQKWFEDVLVHGFSHGSKGDKLHGKKLVLSFTSGAPEELYKKEALQRYEIEEFLPPLKALANTCGMEFAGYVYSGGLSYQSRHDEAKLALMRQKALDHAKRLGELIGKIS, translated from the coding sequence ATGAGTGAAATTTTAGTTGTATCAGGTCACACTGACCTTGAAAATTCTTTTGCAAATAAGATAATTTTGAGTGAGCTAAAAAAGCAGGTGCCAGAGGCTAAATTTGACATACTAAGTGAGCTTTATAAAAACTACGCTATCGATGTAAAAGCCGAGCAAGAAAAGCTAGTAAAGGCTGATGTGATCGTGCTTGTTTATCCATTTTTCTGGTACGGTGTGCCGTCACTTTTACAAAAGTGGTTTGAAGATGTGCTAGTTCATGGCTTCTCTCATGGCAGTAAGGGAGATAAGCTACATGGCAAAAAGCTAGTGCTTTCATTTACCTCTGGTGCGCCTGAGGAGCTTTATAAAAAAGAAGCACTTCAGCGCTATGAGATAGAGGAATTTTTGCCGCCACTTAAGGCTCTAGCGAATACTTGCGGAATGGAATTTGCAGGATATGTTTATAGCGGAGGGCTTTCGTATCAGAGCAGGCACGATGAGGCAAAGCTTGCTTTGATGAGGCAAAAGGCGCTCGATCACGCAAAAAGGTTAGGGGAGCTGATAGGCAAAATTTCATGA
- a CDS encoding putative quinol monooxygenase produces the protein MIKKLFLLAILAVFAFGAEAKVSLHELLSTPNNKTLLKELGREKILSSKSEPGTQAIFFMSAKSKPELFYVLEFYEDEAAYKKHISSAHFKKFASASAEILASKKAISVKKRAAFSKNLTPERLKDAYFHITNLSLLAKSDAKFEKIIKKYIQKSVDDGAYAQFAFSQKDAANKWVLVEIYKDEASFESYRHSENYKAYAKERAVLIDEFDGFGLKNETSFSKVKF, from the coding sequence ATGATAAAAAAGCTATTTTTACTAGCGATTTTGGCGGTTTTTGCCTTTGGGGCGGAGGCGAAAGTGAGCTTACACGAGCTGCTTTCAACGCCAAATAATAAGACTTTGCTAAAAGAGCTTGGCAGGGAAAAAATACTAAGCTCAAAGAGTGAGCCAGGCACGCAGGCGATCTTTTTTATGAGCGCAAAGAGTAAGCCGGAGCTATTTTACGTGCTTGAGTTTTACGAGGACGAGGCGGCTTATAAAAAGCATATAAGCTCAGCTCATTTTAAGAAATTTGCAAGCGCAAGCGCTGAAATTTTAGCTAGCAAAAAGGCTATAAGCGTGAAAAAACGGGCTGCGTTTTCAAAAAATTTAACGCCAGAGCGCCTAAAAGATGCCTACTTTCACATCACAAATTTAAGCCTTTTGGCAAAAAGTGATGCGAAATTTGAAAAGATCATCAAAAAATATATACAAAAAAGCGTAGATGATGGCGCTTACGCGCAGTTTGCCTTTAGTCAAAAGGACGCGGCAAACAAATGGGTGCTGGTTGAAATTTACAAAGACGAAGCTAGCTTTGAGAGCTACCGTCACAGCGAAAACTACAAAGCTTACGCCAAAGAGCGAGCTGTGCTAATAGACGAATTTGACGGCTTTGGTCTCAAAAACGAGACCTCATTTAGTAAGGTAAAATTTTAG
- a CDS encoding subtype B tannase yields MKGVRVAILGVCLVGTCFGSELKFDEKKFELKSVQVGERTLKFRAYEGIVYVAKPVSDYEVLNFYVPEEKFSDQKSAIFMPNGIGGYMSAKPQKPEIQNEKPNATLEALLRGYVVASVGARGRTLKDGEKFIGKAPAVIVDLKAAVRYLKFNDKFMPGDANKIISNGTSAGGAMSALLGASANAKEYEPYLDELGAAKADDQIYAVSAYCPVTNLEHEDEAYEWMFGDLDKFERIDFSSFDASSFNDRSKKPKTITGELNATQKELSRELKSKFPAYLNSLNLKDAKGHALSLDENGEGSFKEYINALLSRAFTATKSGDKNTLTPKFITLDTQGCQLGYTFKLEDFIASLKRAKAVVAFDGLSLENPENDLFGDSKTPAKHFTKFAKERGGGKMAEAGVIKMMNAMNYTKNKEAAKFYRIRQGTNDTDLALAVPAMLALSLKNTGKEVDFEAVWGQGHGGDYDLDELFAWMKRVVEK; encoded by the coding sequence ATGAAAGGCGTTAGAGTTGCTATTTTAGGGGTTTGTTTAGTAGGTACTTGCTTTGGTAGTGAGCTTAAATTTGATGAAAAGAAATTTGAGCTAAAAAGCGTGCAAGTTGGCGAGAGGACGCTTAAATTTAGAGCTTATGAAGGCATAGTCTATGTGGCAAAGCCAGTTAGCGACTACGAGGTCTTAAATTTTTACGTGCCAGAGGAGAAATTTAGCGACCAAAAGAGCGCTATCTTTATGCCAAATGGCATAGGTGGCTACATGAGCGCCAAACCACAAAAACCAGAAATCCAAAACGAAAAGCCAAATGCCACTCTTGAAGCGCTTCTTAGAGGCTACGTCGTGGCAAGCGTTGGCGCTAGAGGCAGGACGCTAAAAGATGGCGAGAAATTCATCGGCAAAGCCCCAGCTGTGATAGTCGATCTAAAAGCGGCCGTTAGATATCTAAAATTTAACGATAAATTTATGCCAGGCGACGCAAATAAGATCATCTCAAACGGCACGAGCGCAGGCGGCGCGATGTCGGCACTGCTTGGCGCTAGCGCAAACGCAAAAGAGTACGAGCCATATCTTGACGAGCTAGGCGCTGCGAAGGCGGACGATCAAATTTATGCCGTCTCAGCCTACTGCCCTGTTACAAATTTAGAGCATGAGGACGAGGCGTATGAGTGGATGTTTGGGGATTTGGATAAATTTGAAAGGATAGACTTTTCAAGCTTTGACGCGAGCTCTTTTAACGACAGAAGCAAAAAGCCAAAGACTATCACAGGCGAGCTAAACGCCACGCAAAAAGAGCTCTCACGCGAGCTAAAGAGTAAATTCCCAGCCTATCTAAACTCACTAAATTTAAAAGACGCCAAAGGCCACGCGCTAAGCCTTGATGAAAATGGCGAGGGCAGTTTCAAAGAGTATATAAACGCCCTGCTTTCAAGAGCATTTACAGCTACAAAGAGTGGTGATAAAAATACACTCACACCTAAATTTATCACGCTTGACACGCAAGGCTGTCAGCTTGGATATACCTTTAAGCTAGAAGACTTCATCGCTTCGCTAAAACGCGCCAAAGCGGTGGTTGCCTTTGACGGGCTTTCGCTGGAAAATCCTGAAAACGATCTATTTGGTGATAGCAAAACGCCCGCAAAGCACTTTACTAAATTTGCAAAAGAGCGAGGTGGTGGCAAGATGGCGGAGGCTGGTGTCATAAAGATGATGAATGCGATGAACTACACTAAAAATAAAGAGGCGGCGAAATTTTACCGCATAAGGCAGGGCACAAACGACACCGATCTAGCCCTCGCCGTGCCTGCTATGCTTGCACTTTCGCTTAAAAATACTGGCAAAGAGGTTGATTTTGAAGCGGTCTGGGGACAAGGACATGGCGGCGACTATGACTTAGACGAGCTTTTTGCTTGGATGAAAAGAGTGGTTGAGAAATAA
- a CDS encoding SDR family NAD(P)-dependent oxidoreductase, with product MKRYIAITGASSGIGAAAAKAFARRGENLILIARRGELLEELKSEIAKFAIVDVVIELCDLSKQENALSLWCDLEKYELKALINNAGFGYYNKVGEQNLEKITQMINLNIIALVTLSTLFTKKYKDKDTQLINISSIGGYKIVPNAITYCASKFFVSAFSEGLYHELAQDKQAKMQAKVLAPAATKTEFGMVATSKESYDYDKAFKKYHTSEQMAEFLLRLYDSHYCVGAVDRDSFEFSLSKPKFDYAIKYEPKDN from the coding sequence GTGAAAAGATACATCGCCATCACCGGAGCAAGCTCAGGCATAGGAGCGGCTGCGGCAAAGGCATTTGCAAGGCGCGGGGAGAATTTGATCCTTATTGCAAGGCGTGGCGAGCTTTTAGAGGAGTTAAAAAGCGAGATAGCTAAATTTGCAATTGTCGATGTGGTGATAGAGCTTTGCGATCTCTCAAAGCAAGAAAATGCTCTTTCTCTTTGGTGTGATTTAGAAAAATATGAGCTAAAAGCGCTTATAAATAACGCTGGTTTTGGCTACTATAACAAGGTCGGCGAGCAAAATTTAGAAAAAATCACACAGATGATAAATTTAAACATCATCGCTCTTGTCACGCTCTCAACGCTTTTTACTAAAAAATACAAAGACAAAGATACGCAGCTCATCAACATCTCTTCGATAGGCGGCTATAAGATCGTACCAAACGCCATCACATACTGCGCTAGCAAATTTTTCGTAAGTGCCTTTAGCGAGGGGCTTTACCACGAGCTAGCACAGGATAAGCAGGCAAAGATGCAAGCAAAAGTGCTAGCTCCAGCTGCCACAAAGACAGAATTTGGCATGGTGGCAACTAGCAAAGAGAGCTACGACTACGACAAGGCGTTTAAAAAGTATCACACGAGCGAGCAGATGGCGGAGTTTTTGCTTCGACTTTATGATAGCCATTACTGCGTTGGCGCGGTGGATAGAGATAGCTTTGAGTTTAGTCTAAGTAAGCCAAAATTTGACTACGCTATCAAATACGAGCCAAAAGATAACTAG
- a CDS encoding NAD(P)H-binding protein, with product MKKIALIAGASGAVGSEILKNLCVSEHYSKVIALARHELEFTHEKLEVKIVNFDELKDEVPFIADDVFCALGTTMKVAKHKEQFYKVDVTYPLNFAKFGLECGAKRFVLLSAAGASRKSGSFYLKAKGQAEAKIKELGYSSFHIARLPLIEAERKEFRLGEYLAIKAFKFIPKGFFDEYRPMRAADIAKVIVQVAQDDHSEGVKIYSPMEYAK from the coding sequence ATGAAAAAGATCGCCCTTATAGCAGGAGCCAGTGGCGCTGTGGGAAGTGAGATTTTAAAAAATTTATGTGTGAGTGAGCATTATAGTAAGGTTATCGCCCTTGCTAGGCATGAGCTAGAATTTACTCATGAAAAGCTTGAAGTAAAGATAGTAAATTTTGACGAGCTAAAAGATGAGGTGCCATTTATCGCTGATGATGTCTTTTGCGCACTTGGCACGACGATGAAGGTGGCAAAGCACAAAGAGCAGTTTTATAAAGTCGATGTGACCTATCCGCTAAATTTCGCGAAATTTGGCTTGGAGTGCGGCGCAAAACGCTTTGTTTTGCTCTCGGCCGCAGGTGCTAGTAGAAAGTCAGGCTCGTTTTACCTAAAGGCAAAAGGCCAAGCAGAAGCAAAGATAAAAGAGCTTGGATATAGCTCATTTCATATTGCTAGACTACCACTTATCGAGGCTGAAAGGAAAGAATTTAGACTTGGCGAGTATCTAGCGATAAAGGCATTTAAATTTATCCCAAAAGGCTTTTTTGACGAGTATCGTCCGATGAGGGCGGCTGATATCGCTAAAGTGATCGTGCAAGTAGCACAAGATGACCACAGCGAGGGCGTGAAAATTTATAGCCCGATGGAGTACGCGAAGTGA
- a CDS encoding iron-containing alcohol dehydrogenase produces MQNFSFLNPTKIEFGKDKEQNIGKYMKEFGVKKTLIIYGSDRVIKNGLFDVAAKSLSANGIEFCKIGGVKSNPVLSKVNEAINLAKKQGVDSVLAIGGGSVLDTAKAVAAGVKYNGDVWDFFTGKDPSEALMIFDIITLAATGSEMNGGSVVTNEATKQKFAMHGACLYPKVSVINPLLQASVSKEYLVYSASDIIAHSIEGYFTASVQPEIINLYIEANIKTVMKTTEILLKEPENYAARSEFAWAATMALNGLTYVGTAGYSYPNHMIEHAIGAVVDCAHGAGLSVVMPAWMKWYKSRNLEAFKRFGKEIFGVNDADAGIEKLKEWFSKIGTPTSLIEIGVDESNLDEIMALVYDYAKGRGLEQIYTKEAISEIFALAR; encoded by the coding sequence ATGCAAAATTTTAGCTTTTTAAACCCTACAAAAATAGAATTTGGCAAAGACAAAGAGCAAAATATCGGCAAATACATGAAAGAATTTGGCGTTAAAAAGACGCTTATCATCTATGGCAGCGATAGGGTCATAAAAAATGGCCTTTTTGATGTCGCAGCAAAGAGTCTAAGTGCAAATGGTATCGAGTTTTGCAAGATAGGCGGCGTGAAGTCAAATCCAGTGCTAAGCAAGGTAAATGAGGCTATAAATTTAGCTAAAAAGCAAGGTGTCGATAGTGTGCTAGCCATAGGTGGTGGCTCGGTGCTTGACACGGCCAAGGCGGTAGCTGCTGGAGTTAAATATAATGGCGACGTTTGGGACTTTTTTACCGGTAAAGATCCAAGCGAAGCGCTTATGATCTTTGACATCATAACGCTTGCAGCAACTGGCTCAGAGATGAACGGCGGCTCAGTCGTCACAAATGAAGCCACGAAACAAAAATTTGCTATGCACGGAGCATGTCTTTACCCAAAAGTTTCAGTGATAAATCCACTACTTCAAGCAAGCGTTAGCAAAGAGTACTTGGTCTATTCTGCTTCAGACATCATCGCTCACAGCATCGAGGGATACTTTACGGCGAGCGTTCAGCCTGAGATCATAAATTTATACATTGAAGCAAACATCAAAACCGTCATGAAAACAACAGAAATTTTACTAAAAGAGCCAGAAAACTACGCCGCTAGAAGCGAGTTTGCCTGGGCTGCTACGATGGCGCTAAATGGCCTAACTTACGTTGGCACGGCTGGCTACTCTTATCCAAATCACATGATCGAGCACGCCATAGGTGCGGTGGTTGATTGCGCGCATGGAGCTGGGCTAAGTGTCGTTATGCCAGCTTGGATGAAGTGGTATAAGAGTAGAAATTTAGAGGCATTTAAGCGTTTTGGCAAGGAAATTTTTGGCGTGAATGACGCAGACGCAGGCATTGAAAAGCTAAAAGAGTGGTTTAGCAAGATCGGCACGCCAACAAGCCTCATCGAGATCGGCGTTGATGAGTCAAATTTAGACGAGATTATGGCGCTAGTTTATGACTACGCCAAGGGCAGGGGCTTGGAGCAAATTTATACAAAAGAGGCAATAAGTGAAATTTTTGCCTTAGCGAGATAG
- a CDS encoding anaerobic ribonucleoside-triphosphate reductase activating protein, with translation MHKVFSITPFTTLDYPDKVAAVVWFAGCNMRCVYCYNIEVVNSNGNIEMDEVCNFLDRRIGKLNGIVFSGGECTANPLFLKLAREVKSRNFCLKVDTNGSHIEILKEAIGEGLIDYIALDFKAPKEKFVGVTGSNLYEKFISTLKYLLEINFDFEVRTTVHADFLNEIDISLMSEILYDLGYRGNYYLQKFLSTGENFGNLVDAKSSFDPKKIISKLPIKLRNF, from the coding sequence TTGCATAAAGTCTTTAGTATAACGCCATTTACTACGCTTGATTATCCAGACAAAGTGGCTGCGGTAGTTTGGTTTGCAGGCTGTAATATGCGATGCGTGTATTGCTACAATATAGAAGTTGTAAATTCAAATGGCAATATAGAAATGGATGAGGTTTGTAACTTTTTAGACCGCCGCATAGGCAAACTAAATGGTATCGTCTTTAGCGGTGGCGAATGCACGGCAAATCCTTTGTTTTTAAAACTTGCAAGAGAGGTTAAGTCAAGAAATTTTTGCCTAAAGGTCGATACAAATGGCTCTCATATTGAGATTTTAAAAGAGGCGATAGGTGAAGGGCTGATTGACTATATCGCGCTTGATTTTAAAGCGCCAAAAGAGAAATTTGTGGGCGTAACTGGCTCAAATTTATATGAAAAATTTATTAGCACACTAAAATATCTGCTTGAGATAAATTTCGATTTTGAAGTAAGAACAACCGTGCATGCAGACTTTCTAAACGAAATAGATATTTCTTTGATGTCTGAAATTCTTTATGACCTTGGATATAGAGGCAATTATTATTTGCAAAAATTCCTTAGCACAGGTGAAAATTTTGGAAATTTGGTTGATGCCAAAAGTAGCTTTGATCCGAAAAAAATCATCTCGAAACTTCCTATCAAACTAAGAAATTTTTAA
- a CDS encoding ribonucleoside-diphosphate reductase subunit alpha, producing the protein MKVIKRNGRTEELDISKIKKYTNEAVFGLSNVSLSELEVDAKIQFRDMITTEEIQQTLIKTAVDKIDIDRPNWTFVAARLFLFDLYHKVTGFNGYNHLKDYLVKGEKVGRIIPGLKEKYDLEDLNAYIKPERDLQFAYLGIKTLYDRYLIKDKNGMPIELPQHMFMAIAMFLAQNELDSQGWAKKFYDLISKFEVMLATPTLSNARTTRHQLSSCYVGSTPDNIEGIFDSYKEMALLSKFGGGIGWDWSKVRAMGGSIDGHKNAAGGIIPFLKVTNDIAVAVDQLGTRKGAIAVYIEPWHMDVSDFLDLRKNSGEERRRAHELFPALWINDLFMKRVKENGRWSLFDPAQVSDLCDLYGEEFEKRYLEYENDENIQKNTILAKELWKKILTSYFETGMPFLCFKDNANKANPNDHEGIIRSSNLCTEIFQNTAPNYYKIKITYEDGGEELFDEEEDVTVDSGITKKAKKLSALDSLKGKQIFIVEKESIEGKTAVCNLASINLSKINSKEDIERVVPIAIRMLDNVIDLNFYPHKKVKHTNLSSRSIGLGVMGEAQMLAEKNVKWGSYEHLALIDSIMENISYNAIYASSNLAVEKGVYPKFEGSKWSKGIMPIDTANENAKALLNDKGGLFDENVCDWDKLREKVKRDGMRNGYLMAIAPTSSISILVGTTQTIEPVYKRKWFEHNLSGMIPNVVPNLSPDTWQFYTPAYELDQRILIKAGAIRQKWIDQGQSLNIFMSLDKASGGYLSEIYTLAWELGLKSTYYLRSESPDSEKLNDVADRSIECEGCQ; encoded by the coding sequence TTGAAAGTTATAAAACGCAATGGAAGAACCGAAGAGCTTGATATAAGTAAGATTAAAAAATATACAAATGAAGCCGTTTTTGGCCTTAGCAATGTAAGTCTTAGTGAACTTGAAGTAGACGCGAAAATCCAGTTTAGAGATATGATAACGACCGAGGAAATCCAGCAAACTCTCATAAAAACAGCAGTTGACAAGATCGACATCGACCGTCCAAACTGGACATTTGTCGCTGCGAGACTATTTTTGTTCGACCTTTATCACAAAGTAACTGGCTTTAACGGCTACAACCACCTAAAAGACTATCTCGTAAAGGGCGAAAAAGTAGGCCGCATCATCCCTGGGCTAAAAGAGAAGTACGATCTTGAGGATCTAAATGCATACATCAAGCCAGAGCGCGACCTTCAGTTTGCATACCTTGGTATCAAAACACTTTATGACCGCTATCTCATCAAAGATAAGAATGGCATGCCAATCGAGCTTCCACAGCATATGTTTATGGCGATCGCGATGTTTCTTGCGCAAAATGAGCTAGACAGCCAAGGTTGGGCGAAGAAATTTTACGATCTCATCTCTAAATTTGAAGTGATGCTAGCCACGCCAACGCTCTCAAATGCAAGGACTACACGCCACCAGCTAAGCAGCTGTTACGTAGGTAGCACGCCTGATAATATTGAGGGCATTTTTGATAGCTACAAAGAGATGGCGCTACTTTCAAAATTTGGTGGCGGTATCGGCTGGGACTGGAGCAAGGTGCGTGCGATGGGCGGCAGTATCGACGGACACAAAAACGCAGCCGGCGGTATCATCCCATTTTTAAAAGTGACAAACGACATCGCAGTAGCGGTCGATCAACTAGGCACTAGAAAGGGCGCGATCGCTGTTTATATCGAGCCTTGGCACATGGACGTGAGCGATTTTCTCGATCTTCGTAAAAACTCAGGCGAAGAGAGACGCCGTGCACACGAGCTTTTCCCTGCGCTTTGGATAAACGACCTATTTATGAAGCGTGTTAAAGAAAATGGCCGCTGGAGCCTTTTTGACCCAGCTCAAGTGAGCGACCTTTGCGACCTTTATGGTGAGGAGTTTGAGAAGAGATACTTGGAGTATGAAAACGACGAAAATATCCAGAAAAACACCATCCTTGCAAAAGAGCTTTGGAAGAAAATTTTAACTAGCTATTTTGAGACTGGCATGCCATTTTTATGCTTTAAAGACAATGCCAACAAAGCAAATCCAAACGACCACGAGGGCATTATCAGAAGCTCAAATTTATGCACCGAAATTTTCCAAAACACAGCGCCAAACTACTATAAGATCAAGATCACTTATGAAGATGGCGGCGAGGAGCTATTTGACGAAGAGGAAGACGTCACTGTAGATAGTGGCATAACTAAAAAAGCCAAAAAGCTTAGCGCACTTGATAGCCTAAAAGGTAAGCAAATTTTCATCGTAGAAAAAGAGAGCATCGAGGGCAAAACGGCAGTTTGCAACCTTGCAAGTATAAATTTAAGCAAGATAAATAGTAAAGAGGACATCGAGCGTGTCGTGCCGATAGCTATTAGAATGCTTGATAACGTTATAGATCTAAATTTCTACCCTCACAAAAAGGTAAAACACACAAACCTATCATCTCGTTCGATCGGCCTTGGCGTCATGGGCGAGGCGCAAATGCTAGCTGAGAAAAACGTAAAATGGGGCAGCTATGAGCACTTGGCGCTGATAGACAGCATAATGGAAAACATAAGCTACAACGCGATCTATGCTAGCTCAAATTTAGCCGTAGAAAAGGGCGTCTATCCAAAATTTGAAGGCTCAAAATGGAGCAAAGGCATCATGCCAATAGACACCGCGAACGAAAACGCAAAGGCTCTTTTAAACGACAAAGGCGGGCTATTTGACGAAAATGTCTGCGACTGGGACAAGCTAAGAGAAAAAGTCAAGCGTGACGGCATGAGAAACGGCTATCTAATGGCGATCGCTCCAACTAGCTCGATCTCAATCCTTGTTGGTACTACTCAGACCATCGAGCCAGTCTATAAACGCAAGTGGTTCGAGCACAACCTAAGCGGTATGATCCCAAATGTCGTACCAAATCTCAGCCCTGACACTTGGCAGTTTTACACACCAGCTTATGAGCTTGATCAAAGAATTTTGATAAAAGCAGGCGCGATCCGCCAAAAGTGGATAGACCAAGGTCAAAGTCTAAATATCTTTATGAGTTTAGACAAGGCAAGCGGCGGCTATCTAAGTGAAATTTACACGCTTGCATGGGAGCTTGGACTAAAATCAACCTACTATCTACGCTCTGAAAGCCCAGATAGCGAAAAGCTAAACGACGTGGCCGACCGTTCGATCGAATGCGAGGGATGTCAGTAA
- the purB gene encoding adenylosuccinate lyase produces MVERYSRKEMAEKWSIQAKYDAWLKVEKAAVKAWNKLGFISDSDCEKICKNAKFEVARIDEIEKTTKHDVIAFLTSVSESLGEESRFVHYGMTSSDCIDTAVALQMKESLDLIISDVEEFMQAVKNRANEHKHTLMVGRSHGIHGEPITFGLVLAIWYDEIARALKLIKDAKDTISYGKLSGAMGNLAHVPMEFEELTCEELGLKAAPASNQVIQRDRYAHVVSAIAILASTCEKIAVAIRHYQRTEVYEAEEYFSPGQKGSSAMPHKRNPVLSENITGLCRVLRSYVTPALENVALWHERDISHSSVERFILPDMFITADFMLVRIKNLIANLVVYPENMMKNLNLTGGLVFSQRVLLQLPQRGISREDAYKIVQRNAMKVWADLQEGKKAIDEQGHSLFLQNLLNDEDLTKSLSKDEIKECFDYAYYSRHVDGIFKRVFIDEK; encoded by the coding sequence ATGGTCGAAAGATACTCACGCAAAGAGATGGCTGAAAAGTGGAGCATACAAGCAAAATACGACGCTTGGCTCAAGGTAGAAAAAGCTGCCGTTAAAGCTTGGAATAAGCTTGGCTTCATAAGTGATAGCGATTGCGAGAAAATTTGCAAAAATGCTAAATTTGAAGTGGCTCGCATCGACGAGATAGAAAAGACGACAAAGCACGACGTCATCGCATTTTTAACAAGCGTCAGCGAGAGCCTTGGCGAGGAGAGCAGGTTCGTGCACTACGGCATGACCTCAAGCGACTGCATCGACACAGCCGTCGCACTTCAGATGAAAGAGAGCCTAGATCTCATCATAAGCGACGTCGAGGAGTTTATGCAGGCGGTCAAAAACAGAGCAAACGAGCACAAGCACACGCTTATGGTCGGCAGAAGCCACGGCATCCACGGCGAACCGATAACCTTTGGCCTCGTGCTTGCCATCTGGTACGACGAGATCGCAAGGGCGCTAAAGCTCATCAAGGACGCAAAAGATACGATCAGCTACGGCAAACTCTCAGGCGCTATGGGAAATTTAGCCCACGTTCCGATGGAATTTGAAGAGCTAACATGCGAGGAGCTAGGCCTAAAAGCTGCCCCAGCGTCAAACCAAGTGATCCAGCGCGACCGCTACGCCCATGTGGTAAGCGCTATCGCTATCTTAGCCTCTACTTGCGAGAAGATCGCAGTTGCTATTAGGCACTACCAAAGGACCGAGGTTTATGAGGCTGAGGAGTACTTTAGCCCAGGACAAAAGGGCTCAAGTGCTATGCCACACAAGCGCAATCCAGTCCTTAGCGAAAACATCACGGGCCTTTGCAGAGTGCTACGCTCATATGTCACACCAGCACTTGAAAATGTCGCCCTTTGGCATGAGCGCGACATCAGCCACAGCTCTGTTGAGAGATTTATCCTGCCAGATATGTTTATCACGGCTGATTTTATGCTGGTTCGTATCAAAAATTTGATAGCAAATTTAGTCGTCTATCCAGAAAATATGATGAAAAATTTAAATTTAACAGGCGGACTAGTCTTTTCACAGCGCGTGCTTTTACAACTACCGCAGCGTGGAATTTCTAGAGAGGATGCCTACAAGATCGTTCAGCGCAATGCCATGAAGGTCTGGGCAGACTTGCAAGAGGGCAAAAAAGCGATCGATGAGCAAGGTCACAGCCTATTTTTGCAAAATTTGCTAAACGACGAAGACCTAACTAAGAGCCTTAGCAAAGATGAGATCAAAGAGTGCTTTGATTACGCTTATTACTCTAGGCACGTGGACGGGATTTTCAAAAGGGTGTTTATAGATGAAAAATGA